TATATAAAAGGAGACCTTTTGGTCTTTCCTTTGGGTGGAGAAATCAGAGCAAAAACATAACCTCTTTCCAAGAGCACTTGAGAGAGTTTTCTCAACACATTCAAAGTTGAATATCTCTTGGAAATTATACCTCCACCATATCACACTCAATATAAAATACCGTTGAGTCCATTGGAGTGGACATGTTCATTGGCTGGAAGGTTTCCGGAGTTGCTGTTAATgtagagatcgagaggttctcgtgggaaGCTATAGAAAAGTTAGAGTTCCAGCACTACATGCGTGTACaaatcgagtgggtcactcgtgatgttgccAGTCATGTTTAGGAATTACAAAAGTTTTGTGAGTGTCTTtatattggttgtaacaaaTATTTTCTATGGTAGATTTTAGGTGGTGTCTTACACCCGGaatgattttagaatttaaagacgttcttcaaatgagtttttacttcgtgaccaaatctctgtattgattatttgtgtaatttgtttcatcttttaattACTTACttgtcaatatattttattagaccaGTAATTTTGAACTGTACCTATTCACCCCTTCTAGGTGTTGTATTGTATAGAACCACTGCCTTTTCAATATCATCTAGTCGGGATAGTTGTTTTGAATCATCTAATTGATGATAGTTAATACCAAGTGCATTTCATACTTTACACAGGGACAGTTGAACTCGAGTTCTCCTCTACGTGATGATTTTTATGGCAATCAACAGTGTATACAGGGGATGGTATGCTGTTCTTCAATGTTGATAACTTAGCCTAATTTTCAGGAGAAAGAACGCATATAATTTTGACAAATTGTCTTCATTTCCTCAAGGACAGCTGCATTCGGTAGCGGCGCGTCTTGGTCAATATGGCACTCAACAGAGCATGCAAGGACTGGTTGTGGTTAATAATCAGTTTCGTCATTTAAAgcaattttgtttaatttattaaatgctAATAAGCAGTATTTCTTGAATTGGGTTTTTGCAGTTGCACGGTCAGCCTAGTTACAAAGCATGAAAGCACCAGCCATACACGGGTGTTTTGACATTCATGACAATCTACAAGATATGGTATGCTTTTAAATTGGGATTGTGGATTTCCACTTACAAATGGATTTTATTCACGAGGAATATACTCCTTAGATGCAGGAACAGTCTATTGGCTCATCACGTACAGTTTCTCAATAATGCACCAAAGCATCTACAGCAGCTTTCTCGACAATTGGAAAGATAGCATGGCATGCACTAACACTATATGGGGACAGATAGAGCACTTATCTATTCATTCATTGCACTTATCTATTCATTAAAGCAAGAAATGAcgattgagagaaaaaaaaaagagaaaagatatttacaaccgtgaattaCGTAaccgctttaaaaaaaatgaataaaacatgagatctatatgaaaaaaattaattttttaatagtggactccactctttttcaaagcgattatccGGCGATTACGCatttcacggttgtatgtagaattactcaaaaaaaaaaaaatcaatattaaaaaaaaaaaaacagaatagaACCAAGTCATGAGGATCATCATTCATTCTCTTTCCGAAAGAGACAATAAATTGGGATCCACATTGATTTCCACGTTATCTATGTATAAGACagagtaacatatatatatatatatatatatatatatatatttaaaaacgaCAGGGTAACATATTTACTTGTACAACGCGTGAAcgattttgaatattatttcacATTAATTTAGACCGATTAGACTCACATCTTACGAAAAGCTGTGCCCGTTTGTTTTTGGACGTGCGGGGCGTGCCCATCTCACATCTTAAGGGTTATTAGGAttgtttgaaaattaaattcatcttaatttattattataaattttttaaattttaatataaaatataataaataatttaatttttttaaaattttaaataataataataatatataatagtattttatcatttcaattcaactgaattcaattcaattaaatatttaaattataacacGGATTTTTTGGACGTGCGGGAACCACCGTCACATGCACCATCAGAGGTTGTATAATGTATGTTAGAGATTCAGAGACAAGGCAAATGGCCTTCCGAGATACAAAAATACCTCGTTATCATAGAAGAATTTCTCATTATCTTTGCATACTgcatatcttatattatttattattattattttttatcaaatatattatgtataaatgatgagataaaaatttaattaattttaaaaaaattaaactgatctttctttgaaagaaaaattttgaaaaaataaaaaatataatatataatatataaaaatgatgagtagtaaaCTTCGTACACAGCCCACGTGAAACACTTCACCGAAGTACACCTCATCGAGAATTATTGTGATGCCCCTTTAGGCAGGGAGttcggcctttttttttttttttttaatatttttaaatattatttaaaaaaaaattataatattagtaaataatattttctcaatctctaaataaaagaaatagtgatACGTACTATTCGATTActacttatttactatttaagtatattttaaatttttattattattttattttaaattttttttaatattcttaatcattaaaaaaaattaaaaaaatagataactttattaatacttactattttaatcattaagtaaaataaaaaattttaaaaaaaattaaatataaaaaaataataaatagatgatAGTAGGATAgtaattctattattatttattttttactttttttaaaatacaaaaaaggtatttcaagaaatataaaaaaaatactttaatactGTAGGTACACACTTTAATTAATGTCGGTGGTTTTGGCACAGACCTTACAATTTGTAACTcaacaaattatattcaatgTTCTCTAACCTTTGTCTATATATTTGTGCTGAGCAAGAGTGGCCAATTATCATCCAAGAATCACTACCAGCACCTAGCCAGCTCTGTAGAGCATCATCATCGTCATCGCGCACGATTCTTTCCATTCATTTTCTTCCCCAATACACCGCCCTGATTTGGTCGCTCTGAaggttatatatttttctactaGTTTACAAAGGGGAAGGGAAGCACCGATCTCTGGTAAGTCCATAATCTCTTTGGTGAAAGTTTCTTCAATTCTAACATTTTAATACCAGCTGAAACTTTCTATGATGGATACAAGTCATGGTAATCATGAAGATTATACAGTAGCTCTCTATGAAGCCTCACTTGATGGGTCTGTAAGCACCTTGGACACTTTGATGCAAAGAGATAGGCTCATTcttcacaaaatctcacttaCATCCTTCACCGAAACCCCCTTACACATTGCAGCTTTGCTTGGCCACCTCCAATTTACTAATGCTCTTCTAAAAAGAAAACCACAACTTGTGGAAAAAGTGGACTCATCAGGCCGAACTGCCCTTCACTTGGCCTGTGCAGAGGGCCACACCCAGGTTGTGAAAGCATTGTTGCTAGCCAATATGGATATGTGCTTCGTTTCTGATCAAGAGGAGAGAATTCCTCTCCACTTAGCCGCAATGAGAGGACACGTAGAGGTGATAAAAGAATTGCTTATTGCCCATCCAGGCTCAATCTCTCGGGTGAATCTGTATGGAGACAATGTTTTACATTTGTGTGTTCGGTATAATTGTTTGGATGCTCTGAAATTATTCGTGGAATCCGTAAATGATAAAGATTTCGTCAACTCCAAAGACAATGATGGTAATTCCATATTGCATTTAGCTGTGATGCTCGGGCAAACGAAGGTACGTTAACAATCTCTAGGTCCGTTACATCTTTTTGTTGACCGTTGATCCATGTCGACTTTCCACCGGAGCCTTAGGCTTATTTAGATAagaaatactcttaatttattttatttttttattataatttttttaaaatttttatataaaatataataaataattcaattctttttaaattttaaaataaaaataatattataacaatattttatttaaattatctaaaatcatttcatcttaacttGAGTGCGGATTCTCCCAATTAATTTTAGACACGAGCCTACTCTTTCTCGGATACGACAACACCAGACAGGCTCCAATTTCTCAGGCGGCAACATGTACTCGATCGAGATGCATAGTAGTGACTGTTGGACGTTGGTATATCCACTTGTAGCACTCCCCAGTCCCATTTTGGGAATTAATAGGAATAACTTTCATAAATTGGCCGATAGGTCATAAAGATAGTCATGAGCGTTAAGTTCAACATTAGTCACTTATTAAGTGAATTAAATTCGACTTTATAAATTACAAAGTGCGGTTTCATACCACCTAAAAATAGACGATGCGTCGTTTGTTGTGCCTCTTGTATACACCGAGATCATGCAAAACATGAGTAATAAGCCCACGAAAAAGCATTTTGTATCTTTGAATTGATTGTTTTTGGGTTTGCCTGTTAATGTAGTAGTTGGATGAAACATTAATGGTTGTTGTACTTATCATGCAGACCATAGAATACTTACTTTCGATGccagaattaaaaagaaaggcCAATGCCAAAAATAGGATTGGCAACATGACAGCTTTGGATGTCTCAAAGACTTGTCATAGAGATTTCAAATATCTTAAAATCCAAGACATTCTGAAGGCAGCAGGTGTTAGAAGATCCAAGGATCTAAATTCTCCTCTACTACCAGCATTACATGATGAGGAAGCACAATCAGCTCAACCCATTATTGAAGAACAGCCGGCTCTATCAAGGTTTAGGAAATGGTGGAGATACTTTAATTTGTGTCGATGGTTTAAACATTTGCAGAGTCGGGACAATTGGATCGATGAGACACGTGGCACATTGATGTTGGTGGCCACTGTGATTGCCACCGTGACTTTCGAAGCTGGGCTCAACCCCCCAGGTGGTGTTTGGCAAGATGATACAAACAATGGTACTACTGTTACAGCAGGCACATCAATATGTCAATCTAGGTACCAGCACTACCAATGGTTCTTGTTTTTCAACACCACCGCTTTTGTTGCAGCTCTAAGCGTTCTACTTGTGATAGTTAGTGGATTTCCTCAgagaatcaagttttttatatgGTTTTTGACCTTAACCATGTTAATTGCAATCTACACCTTGGCAGCCACCTATTTCAACGGACTGTGTTTGGTGAACCCGAGCTATTTTAAAGGAGGACAGGGTTTAGAGGTCATTGTTTTAGTAGTGCTTATGGTTGCTGGTGCGATGCACATAATCCGCCTATTATTTTGGACAGGGAAGTTGTTGTTGAAATTCAGGTGCTGCTTAATTAGCAAGCGTCCAGCAAACGATGCCATCAAGGTCTGAAAGAAAATTTGTCATAGAAGTTGAAACGATTTTAGATCATGCTGCTGGATGCATCATATCTTTGTTCTATACATATGTGAAGCAGTTTGCTGCAAGGAATGGTTGCATTTACTGTTTGTTAATTCTGTTGGCTCTACTGATCTAATGAGTATTGGGTCTGCTGGTAATCGGATGAAATAATACCCTGAAAACCCAATATGTCGacacttttttaaaagcaaaagtTGTTTCATTGTTTGAGATTTATTATATACGCCATATATTAATAACAtgcaaaaatatgttatatattatatatatatatatatgtatatgtatatatgataatatatataaacgagCCCGAACttgtccaaaaaagaaaaaaacaagttcGAGCTTAATTTCAGTATAgagctaattaattaagctcTACTGCCATAACTTGCCCAAACTAAGGTTAATTAAAACCCTGATCTTATTCATAACTTGCTCAAACTAAGGTCGACTGCATATTTGATTTATTCTGATTAATTCATACGATAAGATTAGTGCACTGAAGActtgaattatatattacaagctagctagctatttacGACTTGAAGCTATTATTTGTAATCTTTGATAGAATtggatattttatatgataaatctACAAAATGTTGTCAACGATAGATGATTTTTCTTAATCTTGGAAGTAATATATCGATGTATATGTTGTGAGAAATATATCGATGTATATATTGTGAGAAAGCCAGACTATGCATGGCTATTGTATTGATTTAAATGGTGAATACAAGAGTCAAATACTCCAGAGTATAATAAGACTAAAGCTGTAACATTCCGGTCCCAaatgggtcggagagttactatTTGTCACTCAAATATCATAAATCACAGTTCGGATATAAACTCtaatttctcaattacacaTGAATCTCAATGTTTAAAACTCCTACtcctaaaataaataactataaacGTCACTAAGTCTCAAAATAAACCTCAACCTTTCAAAATACCCAATCGACaaagtaaaacaaaactaatGAATAAAAATGCTGAGATAACCAAAGTACCATCTTTGTTCTTTTTCCACTATGCTCACGTAACTTTATAATACATTATTTCTAGTCTTGAGCCCAGTTGTACCATCAagattatctaaaaaatattatggagataagggatgagttatcaacaactcagtaagcagagaacatatactagtatgtaaacatgagcatttttttcaaaaagttcgatatacaaaaacaaaacatttcattttcataagcAGATCTCAGAAACCTATTAATAGAAAATCaaagcgacttttcaatcttttcatactcaaaaactaactgttcatattcaaagatcattttcatattcaaaaacacgtttcatattaaaaaaaaaaacgctttggcataacatcactgaacatcttcgtcttatcatattatatcatatcgtatcatatcataacatatcatatatcatgtttaacccacgtggtagggttgtgaTATCCCCTGTGGCTAAACCAGAcaatatcatattgtgaaacttccaTTTTtccaatctcggagccccgagtgtacacacaagaaagaccactttgtttccaaagtgggtgcactcatatcatatcatatcatgttggtaccaaccatatcacgtgaaccagtatcatcatatcagaacctgattcagaatcagaatcaaaatagataagtatgtcaaaggtttttcatatccatatcatatcaaaccacgtgctgaacatattcatttcatttccatttgataaaaagcatatctaaatcatttttatattacatgtacaaaaattcacagacATCATATccgctcttttgcacattttagaaacatgtcaaatattactcatgtctacactattcatgtcaaaagtatttcttttctctttcatgcATATCTCATGAGTAAATGCacaacatatactgaggttctttttcatattttccttttaaaacaatatgcacattttttcaaatcaacctcagttcatttatttttatgcaaatttagTATAAGAATTCCGCTTACCTGGATTTTTTGTGTAAGACCCAGCACACTGTCAGGCTCAGGCCCGTGAAACATGTCTAGATTTAACGTCGCACAGTTTCACGTCCaccttccattttcatgcatgccATTCATCCTTTTTTTCCTCTAGGTTTTTATCCTTTACTtcttatagcttatatatatgtgtgtgtgtgtgtgttatgcATCCTTGACCTAATTTCAGTGCCGCTTATAATATCTCTTCATGCTCTCAGCCACTCAACTTGTCTGAGTCTCCACCTCTCACAGTGAACCTCAGCCAGGCCGCATCACATGCACCAGCCATCACTACCCCGTAAAACACCAAACCGTGGAGCTCGGTTAGCAACCAGTGAATTGCCACCACCAAGTTGATCCACGTGCCGCAGTCCCACCAAACGTAGCCCATGCCGGTACCTCAGTCACTCGGAGTTCACCACCCCAGCCTTGCGCCACCTTCCCTCCGAGTTCCACGTCCGGTTTCTCAGTTGTTGGTTAAGACCCCCACCCCTGTTTTTACACCAAGAAACAGAGGAGTTTTCCTCCACCCGTGTGCCACCAACCTGCCAACCCACGCCACCAGTCGTCGTCACACCACCCTCTGTCTGCCGCATGCCACCTCGACCTCTCGTTAAGCCACCAACCTCCCTCGCTGCATCTCTCCTTTTCGGCTTTGCCCCCTCCGCCTCTCACTCGCTCACCTcgccctctcttcttctctcgtGCTCAGCCCAGCTCGATGGCATCTCTGCCGCACTCCTGCTCTTCAGCCGCACCCCCACGGCCTCGCCAGCCAGCCCTGTCACACCGTACTCCTCCACGCTTGCCTCTGTCTCCTTGGAGTAAGTCCCTGCCGCCGCAAGTCCGTGTGTTTTGTTCCTTTAGCTTTGTTCttatgagttatatatatatatatatatataatatataaataagttattaACCTAATAGTTGAGTGTTATTACCAGCTTACCCTTAGTGTATGTTTCAGATTCCTATTTTCGAATGGGAGGTCTATTTGAGTTTATGTTaaatgggttttttttgttttaagcctcataaaatattgtatttgtgtagacgatatttttaataatattgttaactaaagaAAGTAAACCcatttttaagagaggagtttttcatgacgtattttataagatttttttttttaggttataTAAGTATCCTATCAATTTGTAATacgttgttggtattttagatattttaatattagtatttattgagttccgtaattatcataatacttgttcaattaaattcttattcagtacgaattcgattaagtggataccgatggttttgggaaatgatgcTATTTTGAGGGTATGAGGATTTTTAGgcttgagaaatttaaaataggttattctaacattttaggcttaaatattgaagtatGTGATCAActgaaaatttacagaaattacgtgattattttataggtgatgattaatattttttgttcggcacttttgaggaaaattttcgaaagctaagaagtctaggtaagcggggtttctatgctagatttgcataaaaagaaatgaactgaggtttgtttgtaaaaaaatgtgcatgttattttaaaaaggaaaggtgaaaaacaatctcagtatatgttttgcatttactcatgagatacgtatgaaagagaaaagaaatgcttttgacataaattgtgtagacataagcaatatttgacatgtttctgaaaagtgcaaaagagcgaatacgatatttgtaaatttttgtacatttgatataaaaatgatttggtTTGTTTATGAttaaatggaaatgatatgaatatgttcaacacgtggtttgatatgatatggatatgaaaaacctttggcatacttatctgtttttattctgattctgaatatggttctgatatgataagactggttcacgtgatatgtttggtaccaacatgatatcaTATGAGTGCATcaactttggaaacaaagtggtcttatatgtgttctttcctgtatACACACTTGGGACTCCAAGATTGAAAAGGGGAAGTTTCACAACATGATACtgcttggtttggccaccggggatagcacaaccctaccacaggggttaaatatggtatatgacatgatacgatacgatatgacataataagatgaagatgtgcatttatgttatgccaaagcgttttttaatatgaaaatggtttttgaatatgaagatggtttatgaatatgaaaagattgaaaagtcgctctgatttttctgataatacgttttgagatgtgcatatgaaaatgaaatgttttgtttctgcataccaaactttctaaaaatgactcatgtttatatactagtttatGTTCTCTGCCTACTGAGtagttgataactcaccccttatcttcgcaatatttttcagatgatttgaatgttccaGTTGAGAATCAAGAATATAGAGTATGAGTGAGAGGAGTTAAGAATGGTGGTTTAAGCATATaaggtttatatgagtattgaggatttttattcagtaagttttttgtgctctgatgatgtgatttgttgggaggttgatatttatattaggactttgtattgtcttagaataattatactggagtatttgatgtgaattaatgagtattttgtgcaatagagaaaaataagagtatgtactatgtggatggaaatgatttttaaatgacatgagttaactctccagaccctcggggacgggacGTTAGATTTTAGCTATTCTGAATATTTCCATAATCGTGCTAAACGAGTGTCAATAGTCACCTATACAGAACACTTAGCGTTACTAAACTTTTAAAAAGACTAGCTAAAACTCTCTATTTACCTAAATTCATACCACAAAAAATAGCTTTGATAATTATTTAGGTAtcaaaaatctaataaatactatCGTCATTCaaagtatattattaatttattataatataattttataaaatatggcAAAACAAACTTAAATTCATTTCGAAAACTAACTCAATCATATTTAAGACTCATATCTCTAATAACTATTATTGAAATGACGATTTAATACTGCTAACATATAACATAGTAGGAAATTGAGAGTTTCTTAAACAATAGtagttcataaaatattttaataatacttatattaaaaatcaatgcaaactactaataatatatagtttaaaacCTTATAAggtttatttcaaataataggcttaaagtgtttaaaatgaaagattaaATACTTACAATTTActatcaaaattaaattgtataattaatactaagtaatataattaaagtctttaaatattttctgtgaaATCAAGTTTATGACTAATATTTTTATCCGAAAAAGATCATGCCTAATTTAAAAATACCAAACAcaatctaattaaaaataatacattagtcttttaatacaataaaataaagttcattaaAAATCGTTAACGTAGTTTTTGAAAAGTATAGTGAATGTAGTTTAAACATAAAACTCATACGAAATCAGTTCGTTTAAAATGTTTCAACGGTTTCTGAATTATAATAGCCAATCTACACTTACAATTTacatcttaataaaataattatatcaaaccTAAATAATATAAACAGCAGAAAAACTAGATAGACTTAAATCGGTTTTATagcatttagaataaaattaaaatcttattatttactattgaattagttgtaaaatatttagtaatttaatttaaaccccaaaatattttccatataaTGTTTTATACTTCAAACAAAGCCCACGCACAGTAGATAAAAAATCATGCCCAATATGTAACCATCAAAGGGCCTTTTgggaaataaaatcataaacctgcATGGCTCTTTCAGAAAGCAggagtaaaagaaaaatcatgagaCGCTCAACGTAACAGTGAAGTGGCCATGCTTACTATAGGAAAATTAAACTGGGTTGATTCAATCACCCGAATTGCTCAACAAACTCAAGAATGATCAAGAAATTCAATAATGATCAAGGAGAATTAAGAGCACGAATGGAGAAGAAAGTTTAACTTCTGTATTATGTATAAAACTGTTCTGGGTAAGAAATTACAGAGTAATCtactaactatatatacaacATGAAACGAATACATGTGCAACACATGTGCAAcaataaaactattttacaattaagGGTCTGTAAAActaactattttacaataactatttacatagttcaatactccccctcaagatggagtgTGAATGTCAAGAACACCTATCTTGGAAAGAAGATAGAGAAATTGACTGAGAGGTAAGGCTTTGGTGAATGTATCAGCTAGCTGATGTTGAGAGCTAAAATGTAGAGTTTTGAGCACACTAGACTGTATCTTCTTTCGAACCAAGTGACAATCAATTTCTATGTGCTTAGTTCTCCGATGAAAAATAGGGTTTGCTGCTATGTGAATTGCAGCTTTACTATCACAAAATAACAATGCTGGATAATCATGAATAATCCCAAAATCTTGAAGCAAAGCAATTAACAAAGTTAATTCACAAGCAGTAGAAGCCAATGCACTATATTCAGCTTCAGCTGAAGATCAAGAAACAATATTCTGCTTATTTGATTTCTTAGAAATCAAAGAGTCAcccaaaaatacacaaaattcaGTCACTGATTTTCTAGTGTCTGGACAAGTTGCCCAGTCAGAATCTGAAAAAGCCTTCAGATGTagacaagaagaagatgacAGAAAAATGCCCTGACCAGGTGTGCCCTTGAGGTATCTTAAGACATGATGTGTAGCATCCAAGTGTGTTTGAGCAGGTTTATCCATGAACTGACTTAGAGTTTGTACGGAATATGCCAAATCAGGCCTTGTTATTGTCAAGTAGAGCAACCTCCCCACCAATCTTCTATAAACTATTGGATCTTCCAAGAGTGTAGAATTAA
This genomic window from Juglans regia cultivar Chandler unplaced genomic scaffold, Walnut 2.0 Scaffold_6, whole genome shotgun sequence contains:
- the LOC118345969 gene encoding uncharacterized mitochondrial protein AtMg00810-like encodes the protein MCDDSLFTKVSGSIFLALLVYVDDVIVASNDLKTVQDIKSILHSTFQIKDIGDLKYFLGLEVARTSKGISLCQRHYALKILADSGFLGCKPAKVPMSSNLRLTRINSTLLEDPIVYRRLVGRLLYLTITRPDLAYSVQTLSQFMDKPAQTHLDATHHVLRYLKGTPGQGIFLSSSSCLHLKAFSDSDWATCPDTRKSVTEFCVFLGDSLISKKSNKQNIVS
- the LOC109016430 gene encoding ankyrin repeat-containing protein BDA1-like, giving the protein MMDTSHGNHEDYTVALYEASLDGSVSTLDTLMQRDRLILHKISLTSFTETPLHIAALLGHLQFTNALLKRKPQLVEKVDSSGRTALHLACAEGHTQVVKALLLANMDMCFVSDQEERIPLHLAAMRGHVEVIKELLIAHPGSISRVNLYGDNVLHLCVRYNCLDALKLFVESVNDKDFVNSKDNDGNSILHLAVMLGQTKTIEYLLSMPELKRKANAKNRIGNMTALDVSKTCHRDFKYLKIQDILKAAGVRRSKDLNSPLLPALHDEEAQSAQPIIEEQPALSRFRKWWRYFNLCRWFKHLQSRDNWIDETRGTLMLVATVIATVTFEAGLNPPGGVWQDDTNNGTTVTAGTSICQSRYQHYQWFLFFNTTAFVAALSVLLVIVSGFPQRIKFFIWFLTLTMLIAIYTLAATYFNGLCLVNPSYFKGGQGLEVIVLVVLMVAGAMHIIRLLFWTGKLLLKFRCCLISKRPANDAIKV